A single window of Flavobacterium aestivum DNA harbors:
- a CDS encoding SusD/RagB family nutrient-binding outer membrane lipoprotein — protein MKKITIATFAISSLLFLASCSSDLTELNDNTKAFTVATPASLMASAQKRYADFLANADVNQNNFRMYAQQSCQTEYVEEANYNMTIRSMSDSNYINLYRDVLQDLNNAEQILKKEKTLSDEEVQIQKNKIAILEIQMVNAYQSLVDIFGNMPYSQALDINNLTPVYDNGETIYTDLINRLNIAIANLDTQSTSFGSSDLVYGGNVGKWKKYANCVKLKLGMHLVDVNPATAKATVESAYNSGLISSNGDNAVFKYLNADPNGNPFFNLFNGNPHYNPTQFLVNTLNGLNDPRIDKFLDPTSKIGGVYVGAVYGKKSLYKSSSSLNPQFRVRELPCLIFDYAETNLLLAEAAERGYNVGGTTESYYDKGITASMAYWGVASADVTNYLLQPSVAFATATGTPIQRIANQLWIAYFNRGFEAWTEYRRLDYPNLQAPPTAVAAANGKVPVRMIYSHLDKSQNSTNYAAASAAIGGDLMTTKLFWDKN, from the coding sequence ATGAAAAAAATAACAATAGCCACCTTTGCAATTAGTAGTTTACTCTTTTTGGCTTCATGTTCTTCTGACTTAACAGAATTAAATGATAACACAAAAGCATTTACAGTAGCTACTCCTGCCTCATTAATGGCAAGTGCACAGAAACGATATGCTGATTTTTTAGCAAATGCAGATGTAAACCAAAACAATTTTAGAATGTATGCCCAACAGTCATGTCAAACTGAATATGTTGAGGAAGCCAATTACAACATGACAATAAGATCAATGAGTGATAGCAACTACATTAATCTTTATCGTGATGTTCTTCAAGATTTAAACAATGCTGAGCAAATCCTCAAAAAGGAAAAGACACTTAGTGACGAAGAAGTTCAAATACAAAAAAACAAAATTGCAATATTAGAAATTCAAATGGTAAATGCTTACCAATCTTTGGTTGACATATTTGGTAATATGCCATATTCACAAGCATTAGACATTAACAACTTAACACCTGTATATGACAATGGCGAAACCATCTATACAGATTTAATTAATAGATTAAACATTGCAATTGCAAACCTTGATACACAATCAACCAGTTTCGGAAGTAGTGATTTAGTTTACGGAGGAAATGTAGGCAAGTGGAAAAAATATGCCAATTGTGTTAAATTAAAATTAGGAATGCATTTAGTAGATGTTAATCCTGCTACTGCAAAAGCAACAGTTGAAAGTGCTTATAACTCTGGTTTGATTTCTTCTAATGGTGACAATGCTGTGTTTAAATATCTAAATGCAGATCCGAATGGAAATCCTTTTTTCAATTTATTCAATGGAAATCCTCACTATAATCCAACTCAGTTTTTGGTAAACACTTTAAATGGATTAAACGACCCGAGAATTGATAAATTTTTGGATCCTACTTCAAAAATAGGTGGAGTTTATGTTGGAGCAGTATATGGCAAAAAAAGTTTATATAAATCTTCATCAAGTTTAAATCCACAATTTAGAGTACGTGAACTTCCTTGTCTAATCTTTGATTATGCTGAAACAAATCTACTTTTAGCTGAAGCAGCGGAAAGAGGATATAATGTAGGGGGAACAACAGAGTCTTACTACGACAAAGGAATTACTGCAAGTATGGCTTATTGGGGTGTAGCATCAGCTGATGTAACTAACTACTTATTACAACCAAGTGTAGCTTTTGCTACAGCAACAGGAACACCTATTCAAAGAATTGCTAATCAACTATGGATTGCTTACTTTAATAGAGGTTTTGAAGCGTGGACAGAATATAGACGTCTAGATTATCCAAACTTACAAGCTCCTCCAACTGCTGTAGCTGCAGCAAACGGAAAAGTACCTGTAAGAATGATTTATTCTCACTTAGACAAATCGCAAAACAGCACTAATTATGCAGCTGCTTCAGCTGCAATTGGTGGAGATTTAATGACTACTAAATTGTTTTGGGATAAGAACTAG
- a CDS encoding rhomboid family intramembrane serine protease encodes MEENHFKFTNAVVGVPLFFVLFLWFIYWLEIRFGFDFDNHGILPRTFSGLQGIIFSPFIHSNIEHLYNNSIPLLVLLAALFFFYRKEALGIIVYGILLSGAITWIIGRTNYHIGASGLIYVLVSFIFFKGIQTKYYRLVALSLTVVVLYGGMVWYVFPKIDETISWEGHLSGLIAGLVLTFFYKKTEFKKVIKYDWEHPDYDPSNDKFMQRFDENGNFVNLPKPEVEEEVQIEKHSFFSSHSNVVYEYIDDKSSDNIENGDESYDHKDE; translated from the coding sequence ATGGAAGAAAATCATTTTAAGTTTACGAATGCAGTAGTAGGAGTGCCGCTTTTTTTTGTTTTATTCCTGTGGTTTATATATTGGTTAGAAATTCGTTTTGGTTTTGATTTTGATAATCACGGAATTTTGCCAAGAACTTTTTCAGGATTACAAGGCATTATTTTTAGCCCATTCATTCACTCCAATATTGAGCATCTTTACAATAATTCGATTCCATTGCTAGTACTTTTGGCAGCATTATTCTTTTTTTACAGGAAAGAGGCATTGGGGATAATAGTATATGGAATTTTGCTTTCCGGAGCAATAACTTGGATTATTGGAAGAACTAATTATCATATTGGAGCTAGTGGTTTAATCTATGTATTGGTATCTTTTATTTTTTTTAAAGGAATACAAACCAAATATTATCGATTAGTAGCTTTGTCACTAACAGTAGTGGTCCTCTATGGTGGAATGGTTTGGTATGTTTTTCCAAAAATTGATGAAACCATTTCTTGGGAGGGGCATTTGTCAGGATTGATTGCAGGCTTGGTTCTTACTTTTTTTTATAAAAAAACAGAATTTAAAAAAGTAATAAAATACGATTGGGAACATCCTGATTACGATCCATCAAATGATAAATTCATGCAGCGTTTTGACGAAAATGGCAATTTTGTCAATTTACCAAAACCAGAAGTTGAAGAGGAAGTTCAAATAGAAAAGCATTCATTTTTTAGCTCTCATTCAAATGTTGTTTATGAATATATTGATGATAAATCATCAGATAATATCGAAAACGGAGATGAATCATATGACCATAAAGATGAGTAA
- a CDS encoding replication-associated recombination protein A has product MEAPLAERIRPQKLEDYISQSHLVGPNGSLTQQITKGIIPSLILWGPPGTGKTTLAQIIAQESKRPFYVLSAINSGVKDIRDVIEKARQSGGLFTAKNPILFIDEIHRFSKSQQDSLLAAVEKGWITLIGATTENPSFEVIPALLSRCQVYILNAFTKADLEHLLQRAIKKDTYLATKKIELLETEALLRLSGGDGRKLLNIFELVVNASAEDQILITNDRVFELVQQNTVLYDKSGEQHYDIVSAFIKSIRGSDPNAAVYWLARMIEGGEDVKFIARRMLILSSEDIGNANPTAFIMANNAFQAVSTIGYPESRIILSQCAIYLATSPKSNTAYMAIGTAQQLVKQTGDLPVPIHLRNAPTQLMKELGYGEEYKYSHDYANNFAEQEFLPDSLSNTPIYIPGANSRENTTREFLKNRWKDKYGY; this is encoded by the coding sequence ATGGAAGCACCACTAGCAGAACGCATACGCCCTCAAAAACTCGAAGACTATATCAGCCAATCCCATTTGGTTGGCCCAAATGGTTCGTTGACCCAACAAATTACTAAAGGAATAATCCCTTCCTTGATTCTTTGGGGACCTCCTGGAACGGGAAAAACGACTTTGGCACAAATCATCGCTCAAGAATCCAAACGCCCATTTTATGTTTTAAGTGCTATTAATTCAGGAGTGAAGGATATTAGAGATGTAATTGAGAAAGCGAGACAAAGTGGTGGTTTATTTACTGCCAAAAATCCAATTTTATTTATTGATGAGATTCACCGCTTTAGTAAATCGCAGCAGGATTCATTATTGGCTGCAGTTGAAAAAGGATGGATTACACTCATAGGTGCTACTACAGAAAATCCGAGTTTTGAGGTTATCCCCGCTTTATTGTCTCGTTGTCAGGTATATATTTTGAATGCGTTTACTAAAGCTGATTTGGAACATTTATTACAGAGAGCGATAAAAAAAGACACCTATTTAGCTACAAAAAAAATTGAATTACTTGAAACAGAGGCTCTACTGCGTCTTTCTGGTGGCGATGGACGCAAACTATTAAATATTTTCGAACTGGTCGTAAATGCCTCCGCTGAAGACCAAATTTTGATTACCAATGACCGAGTTTTTGAATTAGTACAACAAAATACAGTTTTGTATGACAAAAGCGGCGAACAACATTATGACATTGTTTCGGCTTTCATAAAGTCGATTCGAGGAAGCGATCCTAATGCTGCTGTTTATTGGTTGGCAAGAATGATTGAAGGTGGTGAGGATGTAAAATTTATTGCCCGAAGAATGCTGATTTTATCCAGTGAAGATATAGGAAATGCAAATCCTACGGCTTTTATTATGGCCAATAATGCTTTTCAAGCTGTATCAACTATTGGATATCCCGAAAGCAGAATTATTTTGAGCCAATGCGCCATTTATCTTGCCACTTCTCCAAAAAGTAATACCGCTTATATGGCAATAGGTACCGCTCAACAATTAGTAAAGCAAACGGGTGATTTACCAGTACCTATTCATCTGCGTAATGCTCCAACTCAATTAATGAAAGAGTTAGGTTATGGTGAGGAATATAAATATTCACATGATTATGCCAATAATTTTGCAGAACAGGAGTTTTTACCAGATTCCCTAAGCAATACTCCTATTTATATTCCAGGTGCAAATTCTAGAGAAAATACTACTCGGGAATTCTTAAAAAATAGATGGAAAGACAAGTATGGTTATTAA
- a CDS encoding YjjG family noncanonical pyrimidine nucleotidase yields the protein MSFANKITDIFFDLDHTLWDFDVNSELAFEVILKKDHPTIEIADFIEKYAPINQACWKLYQYDKITHAELRYNRLKHTFDALEYFVSDAQIDSIAHDYIQLLPENNRLFDGTIEVLEYLGKKYKLHIITNGFADVQYKKINNSNIGGFFKTITNSEMAGVKKPNPIIFEYALNLAQANRENSVMIGDCLEADVQGALDAGLDAIFFNDKRIQVKQNIKQVNHLLELKKYL from the coding sequence ATGTCTTTTGCTAATAAAATAACTGATATATTCTTTGATTTGGATCACACACTTTGGGATTTTGATGTCAATTCCGAATTGGCTTTCGAAGTTATTTTAAAGAAAGATCACCCAACAATCGAAATTGCCGATTTTATAGAAAAATATGCACCGATCAATCAAGCCTGTTGGAAATTATATCAGTATGATAAAATTACCCATGCTGAGTTAAGGTATAACCGACTTAAACATACATTTGATGCGCTGGAGTATTTTGTTTCGGACGCCCAAATAGATAGTATAGCGCATGACTACATTCAACTTTTGCCCGAAAATAATCGTTTGTTTGACGGAACAATAGAAGTGCTGGAATATCTAGGGAAAAAGTATAAATTACATATTATTACCAACGGTTTTGCCGATGTGCAGTATAAAAAAATCAACAATTCTAATATTGGCGGTTTTTTTAAAACGATTACTAATTCTGAAATGGCAGGAGTTAAAAAGCCAAATCCTATTATTTTTGAATATGCTCTCAATTTGGCTCAAGCCAATAGAGAAAATAGTGTCATGATTGGAGATTGTCTAGAGGCTGATGTACAAGGTGCACTTGATGCTGGTCTTGATGCAATTTTTTTTAATGACAAGAGAATACAAGTAAAACAAAATATTAAGCAAGTAAATCATTTATTAGAACTAAAAAAATATTTATAA
- a CDS encoding RES family NAD+ phosphorylase: MEVFRLTRKKYPIELSGKGASISGARWNSKGTEIIYCAHSRALAMAEVLVHLSLATLPNDFVMLTIDIPDDIFVEILDISKVNIDWNVFPCTFETPLLGDDFIRRNEACVLKVPSAVVKGDFNFLINPYHVDFYKIKITEQTDFPFDKRIFK, encoded by the coding sequence ATGGAAGTTTTTCGATTAACACGCAAAAAATACCCGATTGAGTTATCCGGAAAAGGAGCATCAATTTCGGGAGCACGTTGGAATTCAAAAGGAACCGAGATTATTTATTGTGCACACAGCAGAGCTTTAGCAATGGCCGAAGTTTTGGTTCACCTTTCGCTAGCAACATTGCCTAATGATTTTGTTATGCTAACAATAGATATTCCAGATGATATTTTTGTTGAAATTTTAGATATCAGTAAAGTTAATATAGATTGGAATGTTTTTCCTTGTACCTTTGAGACACCTCTTTTGGGAGATGATTTTATAAGAAGAAACGAAGCTTGTGTTTTGAAAGTGCCTTCAGCGGTAGTAAAAGGAGATTTTAATTTTTTGATTAATCCATATCATGTTGATTTTTATAAAATTAAAATTACTGAACAAACCGATTTTCCTTTCGATAAACGAATTTTTAAATAA